From Erwinia pyri, a single genomic window includes:
- a CDS encoding antiterminator Q family protein, with protein sequence MRDIQLALELWGGWAANEGSRVGWSPVGAMFKGLLQETKKQRPSCSDNDGMIIDTAVGMLAKANRQDELDLVMLHYMYDVSKSTIARWNKCSEGKIRQRLMIAETFIDACILMTGAELEMDSWMQKS encoded by the coding sequence ATGCGTGATATACAGCTGGCATTAGAACTGTGGGGGGGTTGGGCTGCTAATGAAGGTTCACGGGTAGGCTGGTCGCCTGTAGGAGCGATGTTTAAAGGATTACTTCAGGAAACCAAAAAACAGCGTCCATCATGCTCTGATAACGACGGGATGATAATAGATACTGCTGTGGGGATGCTGGCGAAGGCCAACCGGCAAGACGAACTTGATTTAGTCATGCTTCACTATATGTATGATGTTTCTAAATCAACCATTGCGCGCTGGAACAAATGTTCTGAAGGGAAAATCCGGCAACGCCTGATGATAGCGGAAACATTCATTGATGCCTGCATTCTCATGACGGGTGCTGAACTTGAAATGGATAGCTGGATGCAAAAAAGCTGA
- a CDS encoding phage holin family protein has product MSDPVSGTVAAGAALTGVSIFGLLTGTDYGVVFGAFAGAVFYVATAADLNLIQRAAYFVVSYFAGIFGAGLVGSKLASVTHYSDKPLDALGAVILAALTIKILTFFSQQDPSMWFQRWRGGTNGNK; this is encoded by the coding sequence ATGTCTGACCCGGTATCAGGTACCGTTGCGGCTGGCGCTGCGTTAACAGGAGTCAGCATCTTCGGACTGCTGACGGGCACCGATTATGGTGTGGTGTTTGGCGCATTCGCCGGGGCTGTCTTCTACGTAGCCACTGCTGCGGACCTGAATTTGATTCAACGAGCAGCCTATTTCGTCGTTTCTTACTTCGCTGGCATCTTTGGTGCGGGGCTGGTTGGCTCAAAGCTGGCGAGTGTAACGCATTACAGCGACAAACCGCTGGACGCGCTTGGGGCCGTAATCCTGGCGGCGCTGACCATAAAGATACTCACGTTCTTTAGTCAGCAGGACCCTTCGATGTGGTTCCAGCGGTGGAGGGGAGGAACCAATGGTAATAAGTGA
- a CDS encoding DUF4222 domain-containing protein, with the protein MNEDSQNLNRVYRDHRGVLVTVIRWDKQNNAVIYTREGYPHELTYPVDRFIKRFKRVL; encoded by the coding sequence GTGAATGAAGACAGTCAGAACCTCAACCGTGTTTATCGCGATCACCGTGGCGTTCTGGTCACCGTCATTCGCTGGGACAAGCAAAACAACGCAGTTATCTACACGCGGGAAGGTTATCCCCACGAGCTTACTTACCCGGTCGACAGATTCATCAAGCGATTCAAGAGGGTTCTATGA
- a CDS encoding DUF968 domain-containing protein produces the protein MRAILTPFRVNELGVVLLKPGKEVAPLFYNRRVLVSTVPEFMQEFPSGQLGEAKQALLDDPALFNFLSNGKVLLAAGGKSGLEAWLMSQRGCQWHGDYHSHDETSLKTEDGALRLCFHHDNELREMSSIETVAEVARRNAAIWVIERVRLSFMLPEGHEVTLPELCWWAALNGVIDLMPESPARRVLKMPQAKVETGTLRESEIMPHRSATSVLEEAAKQVVELAIDPESPESYMLRPKRKRWENESYTRWVKSQPCLCCGKQADDPHHLIGYGLGGMATKAHDLFVIPLCRAHHDEIHADTRTFESKYGTQPELLLRALDRALAIGVIATGRKNNGRQDA, from the coding sequence ATGAGAGCGATACTGACACCATTCCGGGTTAACGAACTCGGCGTGGTTCTTTTGAAGCCCGGAAAAGAAGTAGCACCTCTGTTTTATAACCGCCGCGTTCTGGTGAGTACCGTGCCGGAATTCATGCAGGAATTTCCGAGCGGTCAGCTTGGAGAGGCGAAGCAGGCGCTCCTGGATGATCCGGCATTATTTAATTTCCTGAGCAACGGAAAAGTTCTGTTAGCAGCGGGAGGAAAAAGTGGCCTGGAAGCATGGCTTATGAGCCAGCGTGGTTGTCAGTGGCATGGTGATTACCACAGCCATGATGAAACTTCGCTAAAGACAGAGGATGGCGCTCTGCGTCTGTGCTTCCACCACGATAATGAGCTCCGGGAAATGTCCTCAATTGAGACCGTGGCAGAGGTAGCCAGGCGGAATGCTGCCATCTGGGTGATTGAAAGGGTGAGACTGTCCTTCATGTTGCCGGAGGGGCATGAAGTGACGTTGCCAGAATTGTGCTGGTGGGCCGCACTCAATGGCGTTATCGACCTGATGCCGGAATCCCCGGCCCGCCGCGTTCTGAAAATGCCACAGGCGAAGGTAGAGACAGGTACCCTGCGCGAATCGGAAATCATGCCTCACAGGAGCGCCACCAGTGTACTTGAAGAGGCGGCAAAGCAGGTTGTTGAGCTTGCCATCGATCCTGAGAGTCCTGAGTCCTACATGCTCAGACCTAAGCGGAAACGCTGGGAGAATGAGAGCTATACACGGTGGGTTAAATCTCAGCCATGCCTGTGCTGTGGCAAGCAGGCTGACGATCCTCACCACCTTATCGGCTATGGCCTTGGCGGCATGGCAACAAAAGCGCATGACTTATTTGTGATACCGCTTTGCAGAGCGCATCACGATGAAATTCATGCGGATACCAGAACGTTCGAAAGCAAATATGGCACTCAGCCGGAACTGTTACTTCGTGCGCTCGACAGAGCCCTGGCGATAGGTGTGATCGCCACTGGCAGAAAGAACAATGGGAGACAAGATGCGTGA
- a CDS encoding MT-A70 family methyltransferase, which translates to MKYGLIYADPPWQYGNTISRGAADGHYSTMNLTDLKRPPVWELAEDNSVLVMWYTGTHVEEARFRLEELYGDVSHIELFSRRPSEGWDIWGNECENSIQLVPGRVA; encoded by the coding sequence ATGAAATATGGCCTGATATACGCTGATCCGCCGTGGCAGTACGGCAACACAATCAGCCGGGGTGCTGCGGATGGCCACTACAGCACAATGAACCTGACAGACCTGAAGAGGCCCCCCGTGTGGGAGCTTGCTGAAGATAACTCAGTGCTGGTGATGTGGTACACCGGAACGCACGTTGAAGAGGCCAGATTCAGGCTTGAAGAGCTTTATGGCGATGTCTCGCACATAGAACTTTTCTCCCGGCGTCCGTCAGAGGGATGGGATATCTGGGGCAATGAGTGTGAGAACAGCATCCAGTTGGTGCCGGGGAGGGTTGCTTGA
- a CDS encoding conserved phage C-terminal domain-containing protein — MARLADWCNDEGVCWPSVTTIARQIGAGESTVRNAIGKLVKAGWLSRRQRRQGNRNASNVYQLNVAMLRAAASKVHALESDASESDASKYEASNSDPSESMRETGFDPLKSGGDPLVNSKHEPSDKKTSYQPAAQTDPEVVLTDMAKQVLTHLNQVTGSRYQVSKSSLENIRARLAEGFTVDELIETTDYLNAKWAQDLKMAEFLRPVTMFQPTKFPGYLTGAKRWIEAGRPKCVNGEWVRENGVTMGGVRADHTERDAAYRRFIGSGKPLRNPSPLEEKVKAEASRAGVRSMNASFAVSRWNSIWKDCAQRTSGSNAA, encoded by the coding sequence ATGGCTCGACTGGCTGACTGGTGTAATGACGAAGGCGTTTGCTGGCCCAGCGTAACGACTATTGCCCGTCAGATTGGGGCGGGTGAGAGCACTGTCCGTAATGCGATCGGCAAACTGGTCAAGGCTGGATGGTTAAGCCGCCGCCAGCGCCGCCAGGGTAACCGTAACGCGTCCAATGTTTACCAGCTGAATGTTGCCATGCTCCGTGCTGCAGCGTCAAAAGTTCATGCGCTCGAATCTGACGCCTCAGAATCTGACGCATCAAAATATGAAGCCTCAAATTCTGACCCGTCGGAATCAATGCGTGAAACAGGTTTTGACCCTCTGAAATCTGGGGGCGATCCGTTAGTAAATTCAAAACATGAACCATCAGATAAAAAGACTTCCTATCAGCCTGCTGCGCAGACCGACCCTGAAGTGGTTTTGACTGACATGGCTAAGCAGGTTTTAACCCATCTCAACCAGGTAACGGGTTCACGCTATCAGGTCAGCAAGTCCTCGCTTGAGAACATCCGTGCCCGCCTGGCTGAAGGGTTCACCGTTGACGAGCTGATTGAGACTACCGATTACCTGAATGCCAAATGGGCTCAGGACCTGAAGATGGCTGAATTCCTCCGGCCAGTGACGATGTTCCAGCCAACCAAATTCCCAGGGTACCTGACAGGTGCAAAGCGCTGGATTGAGGCTGGCCGTCCGAAGTGCGTTAACGGCGAGTGGGTGCGTGAGAACGGAGTGACTATGGGTGGCGTAAGAGCTGACCATACCGAACGGGACGCTGCTTATCGCCGGTTCATCGGGAGTGGTAAACCGCTCAGGAACCCAAGCCCACTGGAAGAGAAGGTCAAGGCTGAAGCCAGCAGGGCGGGCGTCCGGTCCATGAACGCAAGCTTCGCCGTCAGTCGCTGGAACAGTATCTGGAAAGACTGCGCTCAGCGCACCTCCGGGAGTAACGCAGCATGA
- a CDS encoding Cro/CI family transcriptional regulator yields the protein MYKNLVIQHFGGVVKTADALGIKHPAISRWGAVIPEKQAMRLERITKGALRYEPQLYATHNNRSAKA from the coding sequence ATGTACAAAAACCTTGTCATTCAGCATTTCGGTGGCGTTGTGAAAACCGCCGATGCTTTAGGTATTAAACACCCTGCAATTTCACGCTGGGGTGCGGTAATTCCCGAAAAACAGGCGATGCGTCTCGAACGTATTACTAAAGGAGCGCTGCGTTATGAGCCACAGCTCTATGCAACGCACAATAACCGATCAGCTAAAGCCTGA
- a CDS encoding glycoside hydrolase family 19 protein, with amino-acid sequence MNESQFQRAAVISAGLAARWFPHIDAAMSEFGIKSPLEKAMFIAQVGHESSGFNATRENFNYSVQTLIMTFVPKRLSKDQALMLGRKPGEMALPIERQKAIANLVYQKRFGNKQSGDGWKYRGGGLMQTTFLDNYRDTGNGIKVDLVGDPTLIEQDEIAARSAAWFFVSKGCLQWAGSINKCTQVINGGLNGIEARTARYNLAKSVLV; translated from the coding sequence ATGAACGAATCACAATTTCAACGGGCGGCTGTCATAAGCGCCGGATTAGCCGCGCGCTGGTTTCCACATATCGACGCAGCCATGAGTGAGTTTGGCATTAAAAGCCCGCTGGAAAAGGCGATGTTTATTGCGCAGGTGGGGCATGAGTCCAGCGGCTTTAATGCCACTCGCGAGAATTTCAACTACAGCGTGCAGACTCTGATCATGACGTTCGTTCCTAAACGCCTGTCAAAAGACCAGGCACTAATGCTGGGACGTAAGCCAGGTGAAATGGCGTTACCTATTGAGCGTCAGAAAGCGATCGCCAATCTGGTGTATCAGAAACGGTTTGGAAACAAACAGTCAGGAGATGGCTGGAAATATCGTGGCGGCGGCCTGATGCAGACAACCTTTCTCGATAACTACCGCGATACCGGGAACGGCATCAAGGTTGATCTCGTGGGCGATCCAACTCTGATTGAGCAGGATGAAATTGCTGCACGTTCAGCAGCCTGGTTCTTCGTTTCAAAAGGCTGCCTTCAGTGGGCCGGTTCAATCAACAAATGCACTCAGGTCATCAATGGCGGACTGAATGGCATTGAAGCCAGAACTGCTCGTTACAACCTGGCTAAATCGGTACTCGTATGA
- a CDS encoding putative phage abortive infection protein, whose protein sequence is MRKRLRLLLAMLSIFILIVVYYFCALTDGIWPFNGIDKDSLGTFGDSWGMLTSIFSVLAFLGVSYSLIMQAEAFKHSESFTQKQVYFTTKQSFENNLFQMLSLLQDVISAIHVRKVNPEEGEDPVRQGRSSFKLIYELTVNDINKKVETRNYESLSDMYIHINESYSKQGKHIAINLGHYFRFLYNIFKYIYESDIKDCEKLAYAKIVRAQISNYELLLLFYNIFDVDGIKFEKYIYEYSIFDNMPINKLMSKYHVLLLDPIAFGENTSYNPKDLLREFNQLNNILAS, encoded by the coding sequence ATGCGTAAAAGACTGAGATTACTGTTAGCTATGCTTTCAATATTTATACTTATAGTAGTGTATTATTTTTGTGCTCTAACAGATGGCATTTGGCCTTTCAATGGTATTGATAAAGATAGTTTGGGTACCTTTGGCGACTCATGGGGGATGCTTACATCGATTTTTTCAGTATTAGCATTTCTGGGGGTTTCATATTCCCTAATTATGCAAGCTGAAGCTTTTAAGCATTCAGAGAGCTTTACACAGAAGCAAGTTTATTTTACAACCAAACAAAGCTTTGAAAACAATCTCTTTCAGATGCTTTCATTGTTGCAGGATGTCATTTCTGCTATACACGTGAGAAAGGTGAATCCTGAGGAGGGCGAAGATCCAGTTAGACAAGGGCGGTCAAGTTTTAAGCTTATTTATGAACTCACTGTTAATGATATTAATAAAAAGGTTGAGACTAGAAATTATGAATCACTTTCAGATATGTACATCCATATCAATGAAAGTTACTCTAAGCAGGGGAAGCACATTGCTATCAACTTAGGTCACTATTTTAGGTTTCTTTATAATATTTTTAAATACATTTACGAGTCTGATATCAAAGATTGCGAAAAACTAGCATATGCAAAAATAGTGAGGGCGCAAATATCTAACTACGAGCTTCTGTTATTGTTTTATAATATTTTTGATGTGGATGGGATAAAATTCGAAAAGTATATATATGAATATAGTATTTTCGATAACATGCCAATTAATAAGTTGATGAGTAAATATCATGTTTTACTTTTGGACCCAATTGCCTTTGGAGAGAATACCTCATATAACCCTAAAGATTTATTGAGGGAATTTAACCAGTTAAACAATATTTTAGCTTCCTAG
- a CDS encoding DUF1317 family protein: MRSPTDDITVGFVTFIYSRQQHGWLCMQYGVVSNPIKAQNLAEKLNGHLNGKHGSQIYVH; this comes from the coding sequence ATGCGTTCGCCAACCGATGACATCACAGTTGGATTCGTAACCTTCATCTACAGCCGCCAGCAGCACGGATGGCTCTGTATGCAGTATGGGGTTGTCTCAAATCCCATCAAAGCTCAGAACCTCGCTGAAAAGCTGAATGGCCATCTTAACGGGAAGCATGGGAGCCAGATTTATGTCCACTAA
- a CDS encoding RusA family crossover junction endodeoxyribonuclease, which yields MKLTLPFPPSVNGYWRATGKGMLISARGRTYRVNAIGAVMEQLKRRPQPITHEIDIHVILYPPTRAKRDLDNFQKVLFDSMTHAGVWADDSQIKRMTVEWGDLLPNGKAVVIIKSYSKGRM from the coding sequence TTGAAGCTGACATTACCATTCCCACCCAGCGTAAACGGTTACTGGCGTGCCACAGGGAAGGGCATGCTAATAAGCGCAAGAGGGCGCACCTACCGGGTGAATGCTATTGGCGCAGTAATGGAACAGCTTAAGCGCCGTCCACAGCCAATCACTCATGAGATTGATATTCACGTCATCCTTTATCCTCCGACCCGCGCTAAGCGTGATCTGGACAACTTCCAGAAGGTGCTGTTCGACAGTATGACGCACGCAGGAGTATGGGCTGATGACAGCCAGATTAAGCGGATGACTGTCGAATGGGGAGACTTATTGCCAAATGGCAAAGCAGTAGTGATAATCAAAAGCTACTCAAAAGGAAGAATGTAA
- a CDS encoding ParB/RepB/Spo0J family partition protein, translating to MTSLSVIHKNREESATDIVPRKTYYAGLKEFYVEPGYNVRDIDQQHVEEFRDALIAGEEVPALIVQVTEQGLKIIDGHHRYYGAVMATEAGHEVARLECKDAKGTEADRIALMVTSSQGRALLPLERAAAYQRLMNQGWTEAEIAKKVKRSVADVEHHLQLLECGDELIGMVRSGEVAATTAVSMSREFGTKAGAVAEEQLAKAKAAGKKKLTKAAAMPQFSAIKARRLCELLVDAEVGLMSGGCKSLVVREELVDEIAAILADYRKGVKGDESPVVEHTEQAEPAPEIPLVKEQIIQQSGIQVWACAAAAFGDKETFTFSESKYAHSWASDSLEQPELVVVPAETIRKAVELAKSYFSSSELRTWVNGKYAAEEVQEEMFQRFNTVYLENRADIGSVPDYLSLLDCTLSATWTNIRTLRSAVKSVISELSAKVSK from the coding sequence ATGACGTCACTTTCAGTAATTCACAAAAACCGCGAAGAATCGGCAACTGACATCGTGCCACGCAAAACCTATTACGCAGGTCTGAAAGAGTTTTACGTTGAGCCCGGCTACAACGTCCGTGACATCGATCAGCAGCACGTAGAAGAATTCCGTGATGCGTTAATTGCAGGAGAGGAAGTCCCGGCACTGATCGTGCAGGTCACTGAGCAGGGCCTGAAGATTATCGACGGTCACCACCGCTATTACGGCGCAGTGATGGCAACAGAGGCTGGTCATGAAGTTGCCCGTCTGGAGTGCAAAGACGCTAAGGGTACTGAAGCCGATCGCATTGCGCTGATGGTTACCAGTTCTCAGGGACGTGCGCTGTTACCACTGGAACGTGCAGCTGCTTATCAGCGCCTGATGAACCAGGGCTGGACTGAAGCGGAGATTGCCAAAAAGGTGAAACGCTCGGTTGCTGACGTTGAGCATCACCTTCAGCTGCTGGAGTGTGGCGACGAGCTGATCGGCATGGTGCGTTCGGGTGAGGTTGCCGCGACGACTGCGGTTTCAATGTCCCGCGAGTTCGGCACGAAAGCTGGCGCGGTTGCTGAAGAACAGCTGGCCAAGGCCAAAGCCGCCGGCAAGAAGAAACTGACCAAAGCAGCAGCCATGCCGCAATTCAGCGCCATTAAAGCCCGCCGCCTGTGTGAGTTGCTGGTAGATGCTGAAGTTGGCCTGATGTCAGGAGGCTGCAAATCGCTGGTAGTCCGTGAAGAGCTGGTGGATGAGATCGCCGCTATCCTGGCTGATTACCGCAAAGGCGTTAAGGGGGATGAATCTCCTGTAGTTGAGCACACAGAACAGGCTGAGCCAGCCCCGGAGATTCCGCTTGTGAAAGAGCAGATTATCCAGCAGAGCGGAATACAGGTGTGGGCGTGTGCGGCGGCCGCGTTCGGCGACAAAGAAACCTTCACGTTCAGCGAATCGAAGTATGCACACTCATGGGCTTCTGATTCTCTGGAGCAGCCAGAGCTGGTTGTTGTACCGGCAGAGACGATCCGCAAAGCAGTAGAGTTGGCAAAAAGCTATTTCTCTTCCAGCGAACTGCGCACTTGGGTAAACGGTAAATACGCCGCCGAAGAAGTTCAGGAAGAGATGTTCCAGCGCTTCAATACAGTTTACCTGGAGAACAGGGCAGACATCGGTTCGGTACCGGATTATCTGAGTCTCCTGGACTGCACATTGAGCGCCACCTGGACCAATATCAGAACGCTTCGTTCAGCGGTTAAGTCAGTTATCTCTGAGCTTTCAGCAAAGGTGTCCAAATGA
- a CDS encoding YmfL family putative regulatory protein — MVDLQKLVIQVCKAFSGTNAQIAEQMGISYSEFNNRLHMKNGTLFFTLEQLAKMQHVVNQPFLADYFAGQFGMLVVNNPLPDEIDNVELFSIQLRADAARGKVAQAKIDAEEDGVVDKQELKHISQQVMNSVKYTLKGFLAWAALHGVQADALELVTNRKVESQQVAASGSRGV; from the coding sequence ATGGTGGATCTACAGAAATTAGTAATCCAGGTGTGCAAGGCGTTCTCAGGTACTAACGCGCAAATAGCTGAACAGATGGGTATTTCTTACTCGGAGTTTAACAATCGCCTGCACATGAAGAACGGGACTCTCTTCTTCACGCTGGAGCAGCTGGCCAAAATGCAGCACGTAGTTAACCAGCCGTTCCTGGCTGATTACTTCGCCGGTCAGTTCGGAATGCTGGTGGTTAATAACCCTCTGCCAGATGAGATCGACAACGTAGAACTGTTCAGCATCCAGCTTCGTGCTGATGCGGCTCGGGGAAAGGTTGCTCAGGCGAAGATCGATGCTGAAGAAGATGGCGTGGTTGATAAGCAGGAACTGAAGCATATCAGCCAGCAGGTAATGAATTCTGTGAAGTACACGCTGAAGGGTTTTCTGGCATGGGCGGCATTACATGGCGTTCAGGCGGATGCGCTGGAATTGGTAACTAACAGAAAAGTTGAGAGCCAGCAGGTTGCAGCCTCTGGCTCTCGTGGTGTGTGA
- a CDS encoding phage holin family protein, translating to MVISDPLVLTNVATCTAIVLRLMFFRKQGARHNPWASWLAYLIILAYASVPFRYFYDYYGHPHWGSVTINLIICAAVFRARGNVAQIFHVLRPL from the coding sequence ATGGTAATAAGTGATCCGTTAGTTCTCACGAACGTTGCAACGTGTACCGCCATCGTTCTGCGTCTGATGTTCTTTCGAAAGCAGGGAGCCAGACACAATCCGTGGGCTTCCTGGCTGGCGTACCTGATTATTCTGGCGTATGCGTCAGTACCCTTTCGTTATTTCTACGACTACTACGGACACCCTCACTGGGGTTCGGTAACTATTAACCTGATTATCTGCGCTGCTGTCTTCCGTGCTAGGGGGAATGTCGCTCAGATATTCCACGTGCTGAGACCTCTATGA
- a CDS encoding KilA-N domain-containing protein, with amino-acid sequence MNQLLVIDGISVRQDKDGRYCLNDLHRAAGGETRHKPAFWLRNEQTEQLRTELQKSNSLPVEVIRGGNQQGTYVCKELVYAYAMWISPSFNLKVIRTFDAVATGQPVSQKTDQIQAGVILLESAARMLNFSNSSKLGAYQKLQDFAGLPNMMPVYAIDAPAGSQDGSSRPTTSLTTLLRDKRLDVSTSEAYKRLEKLGLVERMSRPSNSRRANNGQKSFWCVTTKGLQYAKNVTNPNSPRETQPHFFTSKSEELIRLMLTSTTA; translated from the coding sequence ATGAATCAGTTACTCGTAATTGACGGTATTTCTGTACGTCAGGATAAAGACGGGCGTTACTGCCTGAATGATTTACACCGTGCAGCTGGTGGTGAAACCAGGCACAAACCTGCCTTCTGGCTTCGCAATGAGCAGACAGAGCAATTAAGAACCGAGTTGCAAAAAAGCAACTCGCTCCCGGTAGAAGTAATCAGGGGAGGGAACCAGCAGGGCACATATGTCTGTAAGGAGCTGGTTTATGCCTATGCCATGTGGATCAGCCCATCCTTCAACCTGAAGGTCATCAGAACGTTTGATGCCGTGGCGACCGGCCAACCTGTCAGCCAGAAGACCGACCAGATTCAGGCTGGTGTGATACTCCTTGAATCAGCAGCGCGTATGCTGAACTTCTCCAACTCATCCAAGCTGGGCGCTTACCAGAAACTTCAGGACTTCGCCGGGCTACCCAACATGATGCCGGTGTATGCGATTGACGCGCCTGCAGGCTCACAGGATGGTTCAAGCAGGCCAACCACATCACTGACAACTTTGCTTCGCGATAAGCGCCTGGATGTCAGTACAAGTGAAGCTTACAAGCGCCTGGAAAAACTAGGTCTGGTAGAGCGTATGTCGCGGCCAAGCAACTCACGCAGAGCCAATAACGGACAGAAGAGCTTCTGGTGCGTCACCACTAAGGGGCTTCAATACGCCAAGAACGTGACGAACCCAAACAGCCCCAGAGAGACCCAGCCTCATTTCTTCACATCAAAATCTGAAGAACTGATCCGCCTGATGCTCACATCAACAACCGCATAA
- a CDS encoding LexA family protein, with protein MKTEMNDRIRQRRTQLDYTQQQLAKLLGVSRVSVTKWENGSVKPAGENLHHLAKALTCSPEWLLYGTGDHIKDDTRLKPITPPMISVPVISSVQAGAWTDSYAAARLSDVIRWCSTTVKVSDDAFALDVRGESMTNPNGYPSIPEGSTVIVEPNYGSFTELNGKIVVAVIDGSSDATVKKMVVDGPYHYLMPLNPNFKPIECDNSCRILGKVVQVLQEL; from the coding sequence ATGAAAACCGAGATGAATGACCGTATCAGACAGAGACGCACCCAACTGGACTACACACAGCAACAGTTGGCTAAGCTCTTAGGGGTTAGCCGTGTATCTGTAACCAAATGGGAGAACGGGAGTGTTAAACCGGCAGGTGAAAATCTTCACCATCTGGCAAAAGCGCTTACCTGTTCGCCAGAATGGTTGCTCTATGGAACGGGAGATCACATCAAGGACGATACAAGGCTAAAACCAATCACCCCGCCGATGATATCGGTGCCGGTAATATCTTCAGTTCAGGCCGGTGCCTGGACAGATTCATATGCGGCAGCCCGGCTGAGTGATGTAATCAGGTGGTGTTCTACGACTGTGAAGGTTTCTGATGATGCATTCGCGTTGGACGTCCGAGGCGAATCTATGACAAATCCCAATGGGTACCCAAGTATTCCGGAAGGCTCCACTGTTATCGTGGAACCAAACTATGGATCGTTCACTGAACTCAACGGAAAGATTGTTGTTGCTGTGATTGATGGTAGTTCTGATGCAACGGTTAAGAAGATGGTCGTAGATGGGCCTTACCACTATCTGATGCCCCTAAACCCTAATTTTAAGCCTATTGAATGCGATAATTCCTGCAGGATTTTAGGAAAAGTAGTTCAAGTCCTTCAAGAGCTTTAA
- a CDS encoding pyocin activator PrtN family protein, whose translation MNTMFLLMAEYNTAVIPLSAVSEKYFGMKPEHAERKAATCKLPIVTFRAGSTQKAPRMVHIKDLADYIDQQRTEGIALHQILQK comes from the coding sequence ATGAACACAATGTTTTTACTGATGGCAGAATACAATACTGCGGTAATACCTCTTTCAGCAGTCAGCGAGAAATATTTTGGTATGAAGCCGGAGCATGCTGAGAGAAAAGCAGCAACCTGCAAACTGCCTATCGTGACCTTCCGTGCAGGGAGTACTCAGAAGGCACCCAGGATGGTTCACATTAAGGACCTGGCTGATTATATCGATCAGCAAAGAACCGAGGGAATTGCGCTTCATCAGATCCTGCAAAAGTGA
- a CDS encoding ANR family transcriptional regulator: MNIREMAIEFIRKNPGCTSTQIADGAGIPRRLVQPLMSELYTQEIVVRYAQKAHPFFYRLPLESDRATLGMKYEAHRAKAVELEKRGLWRRAAREWLLAMDSTNNEEARDKATARREYCISCGQIGIAYDTPGIRVYSSPVADLWRDS; encoded by the coding sequence ATGAATATTCGTGAAATGGCTATTGAGTTTATTCGCAAAAACCCTGGTTGCACGTCAACACAGATTGCAGATGGTGCAGGCATTCCACGTCGCCTGGTTCAGCCCCTCATGAGTGAGCTGTACACGCAGGAAATCGTTGTCCGTTATGCGCAGAAAGCCCATCCGTTTTTCTACCGCCTCCCACTGGAGTCTGATCGGGCTACCCTGGGCATGAAGTACGAAGCGCACCGTGCGAAAGCGGTTGAACTGGAGAAACGTGGTTTATGGCGCCGCGCTGCCCGTGAATGGTTACTGGCAATGGACTCCACGAATAACGAAGAGGCGCGCGACAAAGCTACTGCCCGCCGTGAGTACTGCATCAGTTGTGGGCAGATCGGGATTGCTTATGACACGCCTGGCATCCGGGTCTACAGCTCTCCGGTAGCAGACCTCTGGAGGGATTCATGA